One part of the Paracoccus sp. MBLB3053 genome encodes these proteins:
- a CDS encoding methionine ABC transporter permease, whose amino-acid sequence MSANLIPLLWESTLQTLYMVFMATVLGTVIGAPLGIFLATSRRGELLSAPVANTVLGLIVNAARSTPFIILVVAIIPLTRLIAGTSIGTTAAIVPLTIAAAPFIARLIETAIREVDAGLIEAARAMGATPGQIVRKVLVPEAMPGIILGLTLAVVSLIGYSAMVGAVGGEGLGDLGIRYGYQRFMPEVMLAVVIILIVLVQAVQSLGEWIAARFDKRAPRNRGR is encoded by the coding sequence ATGTCGGCTAACCTGATCCCGTTGCTGTGGGAATCCACCCTACAGACCCTTTACATGGTCTTCATGGCCACCGTTCTCGGCACGGTGATCGGCGCGCCGCTGGGCATTTTCCTTGCGACATCGCGCCGGGGCGAGCTGCTTTCGGCACCCGTCGCCAATACCGTGCTTGGCCTGATCGTCAACGCCGCGCGCTCGACCCCCTTCATCATTCTTGTCGTCGCGATCATTCCGCTGACGCGGCTGATTGCGGGAACGTCGATCGGCACCACCGCGGCCATCGTGCCGCTGACCATCGCCGCAGCCCCCTTCATCGCGCGCCTGATCGAAACCGCGATCCGCGAGGTCGATGCCGGGCTGATCGAGGCCGCCCGCGCCATGGGCGCGACCCCCGGCCAGATCGTGCGCAAGGTGCTGGTCCCCGAGGCGATGCCCGGCATCATCCTTGGCCTCACCCTCGCCGTGGTCAGCCTGATCGGCTATTCGGCCATGGTCGGCGCGGTGGGCGGTGAAGGTCTGGGCGATCTTGGTATCCGCTATGGCTATCAGCGCTTTATGCCCGAGGTGATGCTTGCCGTTGTCATCATCCTGATCGTTCTTGTGCAGGCAGTCCAATCGCTTGGCGAATGGATCGCGGCTCGCTTCGACAAACGCGCCCCCCGCAACCGGGGCCGGTAA
- a CDS encoding methionine ABC transporter ATP-binding protein, with product MAEPAISFQGVTRRYPQKGGAGDVVALQDISLDVPQGAVTGIIGRSGAGKSTLLRMVNGLERPSTGQVIVNGHDVGAASDGALRGIRREVGMIFQHFNLLASRTVAENIALPLEIAGVEKAAIAPRVAELIERVGLTAQASRYPAELSGGQKQRVGIARALATGPRVLLSDEATSALDPDTTRQVLDLLQRINRDLGLTILLITHEMAVVRDICSHVAVIEAGKIVESGETYSVFSRPTHPTTRSFLQGVTGVAVPQFVAGLLRDEPQAADAEAVLQITFTGRHATDPMLARLTAERGVNVNILAGAIEEIGDRPFGSLIVGLPCERLEESRHFLEEHGLLTEVLGYVG from the coding sequence ATGGCAGAGCCAGCAATCTCATTTCAGGGCGTGACGCGCCGCTATCCGCAAAAAGGCGGGGCGGGCGATGTCGTGGCCCTGCAGGACATTTCGCTCGACGTGCCCCAGGGCGCGGTCACCGGCATCATCGGACGCTCCGGCGCTGGAAAGTCCACGCTGCTTCGCATGGTGAACGGGCTTGAACGCCCCTCGACCGGCCAGGTCATCGTCAACGGCCATGATGTCGGCGCCGCGTCGGACGGAGCCTTGCGCGGGATACGCCGCGAGGTCGGGATGATCTTCCAGCACTTCAACCTGCTGGCCTCGCGCACGGTTGCGGAAAACATCGCCCTGCCGCTCGAGATCGCCGGCGTCGAGAAAGCCGCGATCGCCCCCCGCGTCGCCGAGCTGATCGAGCGCGTGGGCCTGACCGCCCAGGCCAGCCGCTATCCGGCCGAGCTGTCGGGCGGTCAGAAGCAGCGCGTCGGCATCGCGCGGGCCTTGGCGACGGGACCGCGCGTGCTGCTGTCCGACGAAGCCACCTCGGCCCTCGATCCCGACACGACGCGGCAGGTTCTGGACCTGCTGCAACGGATCAATCGCGACCTTGGGCTGACGATCCTGCTCATCACCCATGAAATGGCCGTGGTTCGCGACATCTGCAGCCATGTCGCCGTCATCGAGGCCGGCAAGATCGTCGAGTCGGGTGAAACCTATTCGGTCTTCTCGCGGCCGACGCATCCGACCACGCGCAGCTTCCTGCAAGGCGTGACCGGGGTCGCGGTGCCGCAATTCGTGGCGGGGCTTCTGCGCGACGAGCCCCAGGCCGCCGATGCCGAGGCCGTGCTGCAGATCACCTTTACAGGCCGTCACGCGACGGACCCGATGCTGGCGCGCCTGACGGCCGAGCGTGGCGTCAATGTCAACATCCTTGCCGGTGCCATCGAAGAGATCGGCGACAGGCCCTTCGGCAGTCTGATCGTCGGCCTGCCCTGTGAGCGGCTTGAAGAATCCCGCCACTTCCTCGAAGAACACGGCCTTCTGACGGAGGTGCTCGGCTATGTCGGCTAA
- the tpiA gene encoding triose-phosphate isomerase, protein MAPRKLAAGNWKMNGTLAALAEIDQILTEYPAPGCEVLICPPATLVQPMAARAEGRLAVGGQDCHAKMSGAHTGDIAATQLKDAGASHVIVGHSERRTDHAETDAQVSAKSVAAHEAGLVAVICVGETEAQRDGGETLDIISAQLAGSVPDCATASNTVIAYEPVWAIGTGRTPTSEQIAEVHALIRDRLVARFDDGADIALLYGGSVKPGNAAEIFAIAHVDGALVGGASLKAADFGPIIAALSAA, encoded by the coding sequence ATGGCCCCGCGCAAACTTGCTGCCGGCAACTGGAAGATGAACGGAACTTTGGCGGCCCTGGCCGAGATCGACCAGATTCTGACCGAATATCCTGCCCCCGGCTGCGAGGTGCTGATCTGTCCTCCCGCCACGCTGGTTCAGCCGATGGCTGCAAGGGCGGAAGGCAGGCTTGCCGTGGGCGGTCAGGACTGCCATGCCAAGATGTCGGGTGCACATACCGGAGACATCGCGGCAACCCAGTTGAAAGACGCGGGCGCAAGCCACGTGATTGTCGGCCATTCCGAACGCCGGACCGATCACGCCGAAACCGATGCACAGGTTTCCGCGAAATCCGTCGCCGCCCACGAAGCCGGTCTGGTCGCGGTAATCTGCGTGGGGGAAACCGAAGCTCAGCGCGATGGCGGAGAGACACTGGACATCATTTCGGCCCAGCTTGCGGGCTCGGTTCCCGATTGCGCGACCGCCTCGAACACCGTCATCGCCTATGAGCCAGTCTGGGCGATCGGCACCGGCCGGACCCCGACCAGTGAACAGATCGCCGAAGTTCACGCCCTGATCCGGGACCGTCTCGTGGCCCGGTTCGACGACGGGGCTGACATCGCCCTGCTCTATGGCGGCTCGGTGAAGCCGGGAAATGCCGCAGAAATTTTCGCCATCGCGCATGTGGACGGGGCACTCGTCGGTGGCGCAAGCCTCAAGGCGGCAGATTTCGGGCCGATCATCGCAGCGCTTTCCGCAGCGTAA